The Streptomyces sp. NBC_01353 genome contains a region encoding:
- a CDS encoding NADH-quinone oxidoreductase subunit G, giving the protein MTVTTAGPAGGGSPAVPPEDLVTLTIDGAEISVPKGTLVIRAAEQLGIEIPRFCDHPLLDPAGACRQCIVEVEGQRKPMASCTITCTDGMVVKSQLTSPVAEKAQHGVMELLLINHPLDCPVCDKGGECPLQNQAMSHGQAESRFEGHKRTFEKPVPISTQVLLDRERCVLCARCTRFSNQVAGDPMIELLERGALQQVGTGEGDPFESYFSGNTIQICPVGALTSAAYRFRSRPFDLVSSPSVCEHCAGGCATRTDHRRGKVMRRLAAEDPEVNEEWVCDKGRFAFRYAQQRDRLTTPLVRNPESGELEAASWPEALEAAARGLVRGRTGVLAGGRLTVEDSYAYAKFARVALDTNDVDFRARVHSSEEADFLASTVAGRGRDLDGSGVTYTSLEAAPAVLLVGFESEEEAPGVFLRLRKAWRKQGQKTYALASHATRGLVKAGGTLLPAAPGTETEWLDALTSRVGLDEAGTHAAEALRKDGAVIVVGERLAAVPGGLTAAVRTATATGAELVWIPRRAGERGALEAGAIPTLLPGGRPTTDPRAREEVAAAWGVRELPHGYGRDTGQIVEAAATGELGALLVGGVEVRDLPDPARAREALDAAFVVSLELRPSEVTERADVVLPVAAVAEKPGTFLNWEGRARLFEAALKPEQMTRTLPPADARVLHMLADALDAHLALPDLRAVRRELDRLGGWDGERASEPVEPAQPAPRPGEGEAVLAGHRLLLDLGRLQEGDTALAGTRHAAVARLSAATAAETGVKDGDLLAVTGPAGSTRLPLQVTEMPDRVVWLPLNSTAGGVLSDTGAHPGDLVRIGAAVSTEVQA; this is encoded by the coding sequence ATGACGGTCACCACGGCCGGCCCCGCCGGCGGCGGTTCCCCCGCCGTACCGCCCGAGGACCTCGTCACGCTGACCATCGACGGCGCCGAGATCTCCGTCCCCAAGGGGACCCTGGTCATCCGCGCCGCCGAGCAGCTCGGCATCGAGATCCCGCGGTTCTGCGACCACCCGCTCCTCGACCCGGCCGGCGCCTGCCGGCAGTGCATCGTCGAGGTCGAGGGCCAGCGCAAGCCGATGGCGTCCTGCACCATCACCTGCACCGACGGCATGGTGGTGAAGTCCCAGCTGACCTCGCCCGTCGCCGAGAAGGCGCAGCACGGCGTGATGGAGCTGCTGCTCATCAACCACCCGCTGGACTGCCCGGTCTGCGACAAGGGCGGCGAGTGCCCGCTGCAGAACCAGGCGATGTCCCACGGGCAGGCGGAGTCCCGCTTCGAGGGCCACAAGCGGACCTTCGAGAAGCCGGTACCGATCTCCACGCAGGTGCTGCTCGACCGTGAGCGGTGCGTGCTGTGCGCGCGCTGCACCCGGTTCTCGAACCAGGTCGCCGGCGATCCGATGATCGAGCTGCTTGAGCGCGGCGCGCTCCAGCAGGTCGGCACCGGCGAGGGCGACCCCTTCGAGTCGTACTTCTCCGGGAACACGATCCAGATCTGCCCGGTCGGCGCGCTGACCTCGGCGGCGTACCGGTTCCGCTCCCGCCCCTTCGACCTCGTCTCCTCGCCGAGCGTCTGCGAGCACTGCGCGGGCGGCTGCGCCACGCGTACGGACCACCGGCGCGGCAAGGTGATGCGGCGGCTCGCCGCCGAGGACCCGGAGGTCAACGAGGAGTGGGTGTGCGACAAGGGGCGGTTCGCCTTCCGGTACGCGCAGCAGCGCGACCGGCTGACGACCCCGCTCGTACGGAACCCCGAGTCGGGTGAGCTGGAGGCCGCGTCCTGGCCCGAGGCCCTGGAGGCGGCGGCCCGCGGGCTCGTGCGCGGCCGCACCGGAGTCCTGGCCGGCGGGCGACTGACCGTCGAGGACTCCTACGCGTACGCCAAGTTCGCCCGGGTCGCCCTCGACACCAACGACGTCGACTTCCGCGCCCGCGTCCACTCCAGCGAGGAGGCCGACTTCCTGGCCTCCACCGTGGCGGGCCGCGGACGCGACCTGGACGGCTCGGGGGTCACGTACACCTCCCTCGAAGCCGCCCCGGCGGTGCTGCTCGTCGGCTTCGAGTCCGAGGAGGAGGCGCCCGGCGTCTTCCTGCGGCTCCGCAAGGCCTGGCGCAAGCAGGGCCAGAAGACCTACGCGCTCGCCTCGCACGCGACCCGGGGCCTGGTGAAGGCGGGCGGCACGCTGCTGCCGGCCGCGCCCGGCACCGAGACCGAGTGGCTGGACGCCCTCACCTCCCGGGTCGGCCTCGACGAGGCCGGCACCCATGCCGCGGAGGCGCTGCGCAAGGACGGCGCGGTCATCGTCGTCGGCGAGCGGCTCGCCGCGGTGCCCGGCGGACTGACCGCGGCCGTACGGACGGCGACCGCGACCGGCGCCGAGCTGGTGTGGATTCCGCGCCGTGCCGGAGAGCGCGGCGCGCTCGAAGCCGGCGCCATCCCGACGCTGCTGCCCGGCGGCCGCCCCACGACCGACCCACGCGCGCGTGAGGAGGTCGCGGCCGCCTGGGGCGTACGCGAACTCCCGCACGGCTACGGCCGCGACACCGGCCAGATCGTCGAGGCCGCGGCCACCGGCGAACTGGGCGCGCTGCTCGTCGGCGGTGTCGAGGTCCGCGACCTGCCCGACCCGGCACGCGCGCGTGAGGCCCTCGACGCGGCCTTCGTGGTCTCCCTGGAGCTGCGGCCCAGCGAGGTCACCGAGCGGGCCGACGTGGTCCTGCCGGTCGCCGCGGTCGCCGAGAAGCCCGGCACCTTCCTCAACTGGGAGGGCAGGGCACGGCTCTTCGAGGCCGCGCTCAAGCCCGAGCAGATGACCCGGACGCTGCCGCCGGCGGACGCGCGCGTGCTGCACATGCTCGCCGACGCCCTCGACGCGCACCTGGCCCTGCCCGATCTGCGCGCGGTCCGCCGGGAGCTGGACCGGCTCGGCGGCTGGGACGGCGAGCGGGCCTCCGAGCCCGTCGAGCCCGCGCAGCCCGCGCCCCGACCGGGCGAGGGCGAGGCGGTCCTCGCCGGACACCGGCTCCTGCTCGACCTGGGCCGCCTCCAGGAGGGCGACACGGCCCTGGCCGGCACCCGCCACGCGGCCGTCGCCCGCCTCTCGGCCGCCACCGCCGCCGAGACCGGCGTCAAGGACGGCGACCTCCTCGCCGTCACCGGCCCGGCCGGCTCGACCCGACTCCCGCTCCAGGTCACCGAGATGCCCGACCGCGTGGTCTGGCTCCCGCTGAACTCCACGGCGGGCGGCGTCCTCTCCGACACCGGCGCCCACCCGGGCGACCTGGTCCGCATCGGCGCGGCGGTTTCGACGGAGGTGCAGGCATGA
- a CDS encoding helix-turn-helix transcriptional regulator gives MTDREREVLSAMPGGESNTDLAARLGITERTVKFHVTNMREKLGGLSRLQLHLLALLAEIVWPGRLCRHAGAGRAAQTTSVISRGLLPRRAAEVRTCP, from the coding sequence CTGACCGATCGCGAGAGGGAAGTCCTCTCGGCCATGCCCGGCGGCGAGTCCAACACGGACCTCGCCGCACGGCTCGGCATCACCGAACGCACCGTCAAGTTCCATGTCACGAACATGCGCGAGAAGCTGGGCGGCCTCTCCCGTCTTCAGCTCCATCTTCTGGCGCTGCTGGCCGAGATCGTCTGGCCGGGCCGTCTTTGTCGCCACGCCGGAGCCGGCCGCGCGGCGCAGACGACGAGCGTGATCTCCCGGGGGCTGCTGCCGAGGCGCGCGGCCGAGGTCAGAACCTGCCCGTGA
- the nuoE gene encoding NADH-quinone oxidoreductase subunit NuoE, with product MTDGQTSLGMPQLPAPDYPAEVRARLEADAKEIIARYPGSRSALLPLLHLVQSEEGHVTRTGMKFCAEILGLTTAEVTAVATFYTMYRRKPSGDYQVGVCTNTLCAVMGGDAIFEELKEHLGVGNNETTEDGKVTLEHIECNAACDFAPVVMVNWEFFDNQTPESAKKIVDDLRAGRPVEPTRGAPLCTYKETARILAGFPDEREGAVEATGGAGPASLVGLRLAKGETPHHKIVHPRGESASGEGE from the coding sequence ATGACGGACGGACAGACCAGTCTCGGGATGCCCCAGCTCCCCGCCCCCGACTACCCGGCCGAGGTACGCGCCCGGCTGGAGGCGGACGCCAAGGAGATCATCGCCCGCTACCCGGGGTCCCGCTCCGCGCTCCTGCCGCTGCTGCACCTCGTGCAGTCGGAGGAGGGCCATGTGACCCGTACCGGCATGAAGTTCTGCGCCGAGATCCTCGGCCTGACCACCGCCGAGGTCACCGCGGTCGCCACCTTCTACACGATGTACCGCCGCAAGCCCTCCGGCGACTACCAGGTCGGGGTCTGCACCAACACGCTCTGCGCGGTCATGGGAGGCGACGCCATCTTCGAGGAGCTCAAGGAGCACCTCGGCGTCGGCAACAACGAGACGACCGAGGACGGCAAGGTCACGCTGGAGCACATCGAGTGCAACGCGGCCTGCGACTTCGCGCCCGTGGTGATGGTCAACTGGGAGTTCTTCGACAACCAGACGCCCGAGTCGGCCAAGAAGATCGTCGACGACCTGCGGGCCGGCCGCCCGGTCGAGCCGACGCGGGGCGCGCCCCTGTGCACATACAAGGAGACCGCGCGCATCCTGGCCGGCTTCCCCGACGAGCGCGAGGGGGCCGTCGAGGCCACCGGAGGGGCCGGCCCGGCCTCGCTCGTCGGGCTGCGGCTGGCCAAGGGCGAGACCCCGCACCACAAGATCGTCCACCCGCGCGGCGAATCGGCCAGTGGGGAGGGGGAGTGA
- a CDS encoding C40 family peptidase has product MSHTAHIPSHRKPRRSASKLALRAGVAGGVLSTIAVAGAAGPANAEPVTETIEMPTLGSLDIDLASAVSASAEASQQEALDLSLQAQESAAIEKAAKEAKKAKAEADRKAEAEKAERARAEARERASRTQARTSLSASSSSSDSGSSSSADSSSQVATGSAAAIVAFARAQIGDAYISGGTGPNSWDCSGLVQAAYSQAGIDLPRVSSSQSSMGTSVSLSDVQPGDILYWGSRSGSYHVAIYVGGGKFVGAQNSSTGVVERSMDWDMPSGAVRIL; this is encoded by the coding sequence ATGTCCCACACCGCTCACATACCCAGCCACCGGAAGCCCCGCCGCAGCGCCTCGAAGCTCGCGCTCCGGGCAGGAGTTGCCGGTGGCGTCCTCAGCACCATCGCGGTGGCCGGTGCTGCCGGGCCGGCGAATGCCGAGCCGGTGACCGAGACCATCGAGATGCCCACGCTCGGTTCCCTCGACATCGACCTGGCGAGCGCCGTCTCCGCGTCGGCCGAGGCCTCCCAGCAGGAAGCCCTCGACCTGAGCCTGCAGGCCCAGGAGAGCGCCGCCATCGAGAAGGCCGCCAAGGAAGCCAAGAAGGCCAAGGCGGAGGCCGACCGCAAGGCCGAGGCCGAGAAGGCCGAGAGGGCCCGCGCCGAGGCCCGCGAGCGCGCCTCCCGCACCCAGGCGCGCACCTCGCTCTCCGCGTCCTCCTCGTCCTCCGACAGCGGCTCGTCGTCCAGCGCCGACAGCAGCTCGCAGGTGGCCACCGGCTCCGCCGCGGCGATCGTCGCCTTCGCCCGCGCCCAGATCGGCGACGCCTACATCTCCGGCGGCACCGGCCCCAACTCCTGGGACTGCTCCGGGCTCGTCCAGGCCGCGTACAGCCAGGCCGGCATCGACCTGCCCCGCGTCTCCAGCTCCCAGTCGTCCATGGGTACGTCCGTCTCGCTGAGCGACGTGCAGCCCGGCGACATCCTGTACTGGGGCAGCCGCAGCGGCTCGTACCACGTGGCCATCTACGTGGGCGGCGGCAAGTTCGTCGGCGCGCAGAACTCGTCGACCGGTGTCGTCGAGCGCTCCATGGACTGGGACATGCCTTCCGGCGCCGTCCGGATCCTCTGA
- a CDS encoding NADH-quinone oxidoreductase subunit C — protein MSDETPNPEKELSEQNLPGQRGEHGEEVRVQRGMFGANNGGDTSGYSGLVRSVRLPGAATRPYGGWFDEVADELEGALDEQGLLPENAIEKTVVDRDELTFHIAREHLVRVARTLRDDPALRFELCTGVSGVHYLGDKGRELHAVYHLRSLTHGRLIRLEVSAPDADPHIPSLVAVYPTNDWHERETYDFFGIVFDGHPALTRIMMPDDWQGFPQRKDYPLGGIAVEYKGAQIPAPDQRRSYS, from the coding sequence GTGAGTGACGAGACACCGAATCCCGAGAAGGAGCTCTCCGAGCAGAACCTGCCCGGGCAGCGCGGGGAGCACGGCGAGGAGGTCCGCGTCCAGCGCGGGATGTTCGGCGCCAACAACGGCGGCGACACCTCCGGCTACAGCGGCCTCGTCCGCTCCGTACGCCTCCCCGGCGCGGCCACCCGTCCTTACGGCGGTTGGTTCGACGAGGTCGCCGACGAACTCGAGGGCGCCCTCGACGAGCAGGGTCTCCTGCCGGAGAACGCGATCGAGAAGACGGTCGTCGACCGCGACGAGCTCACCTTCCACATCGCCCGCGAGCACCTCGTCCGGGTCGCCCGCACCCTGCGCGACGACCCCGCCCTGCGTTTCGAGCTCTGTACGGGCGTCTCCGGCGTCCACTACCTCGGCGACAAGGGCCGCGAGCTGCACGCCGTGTACCACCTGCGCTCGCTCACCCACGGCCGGCTGATCCGGCTGGAGGTGTCCGCCCCGGACGCCGACCCGCACATCCCGTCGCTCGTCGCGGTCTATCCGACCAACGACTGGCACGAGCGCGAGACGTACGACTTCTTCGGCATCGTCTTCGACGGCCACCCCGCCCTCACCCGGATCATGATGCCGGACGACTGGCAGGGCTTCCCGCAGCGCAAGGACTACCCCCTCGGCGGCATCGCCGTCGAATACAAGGGCGCCCAGATCCCGGCTCCGGACCAGCGGAGGTCGTACTCGTGA
- a CDS encoding NAD(P)-binding domain-containing protein has protein sequence MNKQNVTVIGLGQMGAALAGAFLTAGHPTTVWNRTPGKADGLVARGATRAATVAEAVAASELVVVCVLDYTAVRELLAPVAASLRGRVLVNLTSGSPEQARAEAEWAAAHGIGHLDGGIMTTPPGIGDSANMILYAGSPELLAEHRATLAVLGDPVDLGPDAGLASLYDAGLLGLMWSVFGGWLHATALAGADGVAAKEFTALANRWLKTVSWFLTTYAEQIDAGKYPGSDATIDVQVATIGHLLEAGEARGIDGRLPRLHLELMGEAVAAGHGGDSYARLIEAFRGK, from the coding sequence ATGAACAAGCAGAACGTCACCGTCATCGGTCTCGGACAGATGGGCGCCGCACTCGCCGGCGCCTTCCTCACCGCCGGCCACCCCACGACCGTCTGGAACCGTACGCCGGGCAAAGCCGACGGCCTGGTCGCCCGCGGCGCCACCCGCGCCGCCACCGTCGCCGAGGCGGTCGCGGCGAGCGAACTCGTCGTGGTCTGCGTCCTCGACTACACCGCCGTACGCGAACTCCTCGCCCCGGTGGCCGCATCGCTCCGCGGCCGGGTCCTGGTCAACCTCACCAGCGGCTCGCCGGAGCAGGCCCGCGCGGAGGCGGAGTGGGCGGCGGCGCACGGCATCGGCCATCTCGACGGCGGCATCATGACGACCCCGCCGGGTATCGGCGACAGCGCCAACATGATCCTTTACGCGGGCTCGCCCGAGCTGCTCGCGGAACACCGGGCGACCCTGGCCGTGCTCGGCGACCCGGTCGACCTCGGCCCGGACGCCGGACTCGCGTCGCTGTACGACGCCGGGCTGCTCGGGCTCATGTGGTCGGTCTTCGGCGGCTGGCTGCACGCCACCGCCCTCGCGGGCGCGGACGGGGTGGCGGCCAAGGAGTTCACCGCGCTCGCGAACCGCTGGCTGAAGACGGTCTCCTGGTTCCTCACCACGTACGCCGAGCAGATCGACGCGGGGAAGTACCCGGGTTCGGACGCCACCATCGACGTCCAGGTGGCCACCATCGGGCACCTGCTGGAGGCCGGTGAGGCGCGCGGGATCGACGGGCGGCTGCCGCGGCTGCACCTGGAGCTGATGGGAGAGGCCGTCGCGGCGGGGCATGGCGGCGACAGCTACGCCCGCCTCATCGAGGCATTCCGGGGCAAGTAG
- a CDS encoding NADH-quinone oxidoreductase subunit A, with protein sequence MNAYAPILVLGALGAGFAIFSVVMATLIGPKRYNRAKLEAYECGIEPTPTPAGGGRFPIKYYLTAMLFIVFDIEIVFLYPWAVTFDALGLFGLVEMLLFVLTVFVAYAYVWRRGGLEWD encoded by the coding sequence GTGAATGCGTACGCGCCCATCCTCGTGCTCGGTGCCCTGGGTGCGGGGTTTGCGATCTTCTCCGTGGTCATGGCCACGCTAATCGGCCCAAAACGGTACAACAGGGCAAAGCTTGAGGCGTACGAGTGCGGTATCGAACCGACGCCGACGCCGGCCGGAGGTGGCCGCTTCCCCATCAAGTACTACCTGACGGCGATGCTCTTCATCGTCTTCGACATCGAGATCGTCTTCCTCTACCCCTGGGCCGTCACCTTCGACGCCCTGGGGCTTTTCGGGCTCGTGGAGATGTTGCTCTTCGTGCTCACCGTCTTCGTCGCCTACGCCTATGTGTGGCGGCGCGGCGGCCTGGAATGGGACTGA
- a CDS encoding NADH-quinone oxidoreductase subunit B family protein, translated as MGLEEKLPSGFLLTTVEQAAGWVRKASVFPATFGLACCAIEMMTTGAGRYDLARFGMEVFRGSPRQADLMIVAGRVSQKMAPVLRQVYDQMPNPKWVISMGVCASSGGMFNNYAIVQGVDHIVPVDIYLPGCPPRPEMLLDAILKLHQKIQTSPLGVNAEEAAREAEEAALKALPTIEMKGLLR; from the coding sequence ATGGGACTCGAAGAGAAGCTGCCGAGCGGCTTTCTGCTGACGACGGTCGAACAGGCCGCGGGCTGGGTGCGCAAGGCGTCCGTCTTCCCCGCGACCTTCGGCCTCGCCTGCTGCGCCATCGAGATGATGACGACCGGCGCCGGCCGCTACGACTTGGCGCGCTTCGGCATGGAGGTCTTCCGCGGCTCGCCGCGCCAGGCCGACTTGATGATCGTCGCGGGCCGGGTCAGCCAGAAGATGGCGCCGGTCCTGCGGCAGGTCTACGACCAGATGCCGAACCCCAAATGGGTCATCTCCATGGGGGTTTGCGCATCCTCGGGCGGAATGTTCAACAATTACGCGATTGTGCAGGGCGTTGACCACATTGTGCCGGTTGACATCTATTTGCCGGGTTGCCCGCCGCGCCCGGAGATGCTCTTGGACGCGATCCTCAAGCTCCACCAGAAGATCCAGACCTCCCCGCTCGGCGTGAACGCCGAGGAGGCGGCCCGCGAGGCGGAGGAAGCGGCGCTCAAGGCCCTGCCGACGATTGAGATGAAGGGTCTTCTCCGGTGA
- a CDS encoding NADH-quinone oxidoreductase subunit D, which produces MTTPNASPRETTEGTVYTVTGGDWEEVVESAAKADDERIIVNMGPQHPSTHGVLRLILEIDGETVTEARCGIGYLHTGIEKNLEFRNWTQGTTFVTRMDYLTSFYNETAYCLGVEKLLGITDQIPARADVVRVLLMELNRLSSHLVAIATGGMELGATTIMIYGFRDREMILDLYELITGLRMNHAFIRPGGLAQDLPPGAVDAVREFVKTMKKNLPEYDKLATGNPIFKARMQDVGYLDLSGCMALGATGPILRSAGLPHDLRKTDPYCGYENYEFDIPTADTCDSYGRFLVRLEEMRQSLRIVEQCLDRLAPGPVMVGDKKIAWPAQLALGPDGLGNSLDHIKKIMGTSMEALIHHFKLVTEGFRVPAGQTYAAVESPKGELGVHVVSDGGTRPYRVHFRDPSFTNLQAMAAMCEGGQVADVIVAVASIDPVMGGVDR; this is translated from the coding sequence GTGACCACTCCGAACGCGTCTCCCCGCGAGACCACCGAAGGCACCGTCTACACCGTCACCGGTGGCGACTGGGAGGAGGTCGTCGAGTCCGCCGCCAAGGCCGACGACGAGCGGATCATCGTCAACATGGGTCCCCAGCACCCGTCCACGCACGGCGTGCTGCGGCTGATCCTGGAGATCGACGGCGAGACCGTCACCGAGGCCCGCTGCGGCATCGGCTACCTCCACACCGGCATCGAGAAGAACCTCGAGTTCCGGAACTGGACGCAGGGCACCACCTTCGTCACGCGCATGGACTACCTCACCTCGTTCTACAACGAGACGGCGTACTGCCTGGGCGTCGAGAAGCTGCTCGGCATCACCGACCAGATCCCGGCGCGCGCCGATGTCGTCCGCGTGCTCCTGATGGAGCTCAACCGGCTCTCCTCCCACCTGGTGGCCATCGCCACCGGCGGCATGGAGCTGGGCGCCACCACGATCATGATCTACGGCTTCCGGGACCGCGAGATGATCCTGGACCTGTACGAGCTGATCACCGGCCTGCGGATGAACCACGCGTTCATCCGCCCCGGCGGCCTCGCCCAGGACCTCCCGCCCGGCGCCGTCGACGCCGTGCGCGAGTTCGTGAAGACCATGAAGAAGAACCTGCCGGAGTACGACAAGCTCGCCACCGGCAACCCCATCTTCAAGGCCCGTATGCAGGATGTCGGCTACCTCGACCTCAGCGGCTGCATGGCGCTCGGCGCCACCGGACCGATCCTGCGCTCGGCGGGCCTCCCGCACGACCTGCGCAAGACCGACCCGTACTGCGGCTACGAGAACTACGAGTTCGACATCCCGACCGCCGACACCTGCGACTCCTACGGCCGCTTCCTCGTCCGTCTGGAGGAGATGCGGCAGTCGCTGCGGATCGTCGAGCAGTGCCTCGACCGGCTGGCGCCCGGCCCGGTCATGGTCGGCGACAAGAAGATCGCCTGGCCCGCGCAGCTCGCGCTCGGCCCGGACGGACTCGGCAACTCCCTCGACCACATCAAGAAGATCATGGGCACCTCCATGGAGGCCCTGATCCACCACTTCAAGCTGGTCACCGAGGGCTTCCGCGTCCCCGCCGGACAGACGTACGCGGCCGTCGAATCGCCCAAGGGCGAGCTCGGCGTGCACGTCGTCTCCGACGGCGGCACCCGCCCCTACCGGGTCCACTTCCGCGACCCGTCCTTCACCAACCTGCAGGCCATGGCGGCGATGTGCGAGGGCGGCCAGGTCGCCGACGTCATCGTCGCCGTCGCGTCCATCGACCCCGTGATGGGAGGCGTCGACCGATGA
- a CDS encoding helix-turn-helix domain-containing protein translates to MSTGVVAIAVVPDRRIGTSLWELYELSLACAVFGIPHPDLADPWYELRLCGDAGDTGVFSLRTDRGLDGLVGADTVIVPSVPDAVVEDGEEVPAELVEALRAAAASGARMVSLCTGAFALAAAGLLDGRRATAHWQHTGQLAARHPEVIVDDSVLYTDEGSVLTSAGATAALDLCLHLVRKDLGATVAGQLARRLVVPAHRTGGQAQFIEAPLPPSDDDSLGPVLQWATENLADPLTVDDLARRARLSPRTFHRRVREAYGTTPLQWLLQQRVARAQTLLESTDLPVELVGERSGLGTSANLRRHFTRTVGVSPSDYRRAFRFSDAAPPPARSATPARPDTGRLSPR, encoded by the coding sequence ATGAGTACGGGAGTCGTCGCCATCGCCGTCGTACCGGACCGGCGGATCGGAACGTCACTGTGGGAGCTGTACGAACTCTCCCTCGCGTGCGCGGTCTTCGGCATCCCGCACCCCGACCTCGCCGACCCCTGGTACGAGCTCCGGCTGTGCGGGGACGCCGGTGACACCGGGGTCTTCTCCCTGCGGACCGACCGCGGGCTCGACGGACTCGTGGGCGCGGACACCGTCATCGTGCCGTCCGTGCCCGACGCCGTCGTGGAGGACGGCGAGGAGGTGCCGGCCGAACTGGTCGAGGCGCTGCGTGCGGCAGCCGCGTCCGGCGCGCGGATGGTGTCCCTGTGCACGGGGGCCTTCGCGCTCGCCGCCGCCGGACTCCTCGACGGTCGCCGGGCCACCGCCCACTGGCAGCACACCGGGCAGCTGGCCGCCCGCCACCCCGAGGTGATCGTGGACGACTCCGTCCTCTACACGGACGAGGGAAGCGTGCTGACGAGCGCGGGGGCCACCGCCGCGCTCGACCTCTGCCTGCATCTCGTACGCAAGGACCTCGGCGCCACCGTCGCGGGGCAGCTCGCGCGGCGCCTGGTCGTGCCCGCCCACCGCACCGGCGGGCAGGCGCAGTTCATCGAGGCGCCGCTGCCGCCGAGCGACGACGACAGCCTGGGACCCGTCCTGCAGTGGGCCACCGAGAACCTCGCCGACCCCCTGACCGTCGACGACCTCGCCCGGCGGGCCCGGTTGAGCCCGCGCACCTTCCACCGGCGGGTGCGGGAGGCATACGGGACCACGCCGTTGCAGTGGCTCCTCCAGCAGCGGGTGGCCCGCGCCCAGACCCTGCTCGAGTCCACCGACCTGCCCGTGGAGCTGGTCGGCGAACGCAGCGGCCTGGGCACGTCGGCCAATCTGCGGCGCCACTTCACCCGTACGGTCGGGGTCTCCCCCTCCGACTACCGGCGCGCGTTCCGCTTCAGCGACGCAGCGCCTCCGCCGGCGCGATCCGCGACGCCCGCCAGGCCGGATACAGGCCGGCTATCACCCCGGTGA
- the nuoF gene encoding NADH-quinone oxidoreductase subunit NuoF yields MTLAAEINNSSPEKLLAPVLSAFWDQPDAWTLETYKRHEGYEGLRKALAMTPDDLIAYVKDSGLRGRGGAGFPTGMKWQFIPQGDGKPHYLVVNADESEPGTCKDIPLLFANPHSLIEGMIIACYAIRSEHAFIYLRGEVVPVLRRLHEAVREAYDAGLLGRNILGSGLNLDITVHAGAGAYICGEETALLDSLEGRRGQPRLRPPFPAVAGLYACPTVVNNVESIASVPAILNRGKDWFKSMGSEKSPGFTLYSLSGHVVSPGQYEAPLGITLRQLLDMSGGMRPGHRLKFWTPGGSSTPMFTDEHLDVPLDYEGVGAAGSMLGTKALQCFDETTCVVRAVTRWTEFYAHESCGKCTPCREGTYWLVQLLRDIEAGKGVMSDLDKLNDIADNINGKSFCALGDGAASPIFSSLKYFREEYEQHITGRGCPFDPAKSTAWADNHKEVTA; encoded by the coding sequence ATGACCTTGGCAGCCGAGATCAACAACAGCAGCCCCGAGAAGCTTCTGGCGCCGGTCCTCTCGGCGTTCTGGGACCAGCCCGACGCCTGGACCCTGGAGACGTACAAGAGGCACGAGGGGTACGAGGGTCTGAGGAAGGCCCTCGCGATGACGCCCGACGACCTCATCGCGTACGTCAAGGACTCCGGTCTGCGCGGCCGCGGCGGCGCGGGCTTCCCCACCGGGATGAAGTGGCAGTTCATTCCGCAGGGCGACGGCAAGCCGCACTACCTCGTCGTCAACGCCGACGAGTCCGAGCCGGGCACCTGCAAGGACATCCCGCTCCTCTTCGCCAACCCGCACTCCCTCATCGAGGGAATGATCATCGCCTGCTACGCGATCCGCTCCGAGCACGCGTTCATCTACCTGCGCGGCGAGGTCGTCCCGGTCCTGCGCCGCCTGCACGAGGCGGTGCGCGAGGCGTACGACGCCGGCCTCCTCGGCCGGAACATCCTCGGCAGCGGCCTGAACCTCGACATCACCGTGCACGCGGGCGCCGGCGCGTACATCTGCGGCGAGGAGACCGCGCTGCTCGACTCGCTCGAAGGACGGCGCGGCCAGCCTCGGCTGCGTCCGCCCTTCCCCGCGGTCGCCGGTCTGTACGCCTGCCCCACTGTGGTGAACAACGTCGAGTCCATCGCGTCCGTTCCCGCGATCCTCAACCGGGGCAAGGACTGGTTCAAGTCGATGGGCAGCGAGAAGTCCCCGGGCTTCACGCTCTACTCGCTCAGCGGGCACGTCGTCTCGCCGGGCCAGTACGAGGCCCCGCTCGGGATCACGCTGCGCCAGCTCCTCGACATGAGCGGCGGGATGCGGCCGGGCCACCGGCTGAAGTTCTGGACCCCGGGCGGCTCCTCCACCCCGATGTTCACGGACGAGCACCTCGACGTCCCGCTCGACTACGAGGGCGTGGGCGCGGCCGGCTCGATGCTCGGCACGAAGGCGCTCCAGTGCTTCGACGAGACCACGTGCGTGGTCCGCGCGGTGACCCGGTGGACCGAGTTCTACGCCCACGAGTCCTGCGGCAAGTGCACGCCCTGCCGCGAAGGCACGTACTGGCTGGTGCAGTTGCTCCGCGACATCGAGGCCGGCAAGGGCGTCATGTCCGATCTCGACAAGCTGAACGACATCGCCGACAACATCAACGGCAAGTCGTTCTGCGCGCTGGGCGACGGCGCCGCCTCCCCGATCTTCTCCTCGCTGAAGTACTTCCGCGAGGAGTACGAGCAGCACATCACCGGCCGGGGCTGCCCCTTCGACCCGGCCAAGTCGACCGCCTGGGCGGACAACCACAAGGAGGTGACGGCATGA